The genomic stretch GGGTTACATTTACGAATGCAAATATAGAAGGTAGAAGAACAAGAAAAGCACTTTTCCGGTTCCAATAAATCTCATATCATTACCCTAGACAAAAAACAGTTTAAGCTGCTAATTTATAGCAGCTTAAGAATTTGAGACTATCTGTATCATATAATAATTTGATACTCTCAACAAGAAATAGCGAGGTTATTCATTGTTTTTCCCAATACTTCGGATGTACTCATTGGGAGTGATATTTGTCGCTTTTTTGAAATATCGGAAGAAAGAAGCCCGTGAACTGAATCCGCACAACTCTGCCAAAGCACTCAAAGTGTATTTAGCATATTCATCTTTCTCCACCAAGCGCTTGAATTCAGCTATACGATAATCATTAATATAATCATAATAATTACGGTTTAAATACTGATTAAACAAATAGGACAAAGTATGAGATGAGGTTCCGATAGAGGCGGCCAAATCGGCAATCTTCAAATTAGGATTGGTATAAGGCTTTTCTTTATGCATAACAATCTCCAATTTATCCGCCAACCGTTTACATTCTTCCACACTTATCTTATTTGTCTTATACTTTTCTTCCGCTACAACATTGGTTTCCTTAACCGATTGTATTTCCTTTTCTATAACCTTAGCAGGACCAGGCATTGGTTCTTCCCTTTCGTCCTCTCCCTCTTTCTTCTTTGACAAAAGAACAGCAATACCTCCGGTCACCACTGCTATCACGATAAACACTATGCTCCATATACTGATAGAAGAAGCGATTTTAACCGTCATCTGAGTTTCCGACTCTGGATTCCCCGTCCGCCTTACTTTAAAAGTATAGGTACCGGACGGCAAATCATAATAAGTCATATCCGAACGACCTGTCACAGCTATCCATCCGGCATCCTCACCCTCCAACTGATATTCATATGACATAAAGGCAGGTGCCGTATAACTGAAATCGGAAAAGTAAAAGGTAACATTCTTTTGAGAAGACTCCAATGAAATTTCACTCTTGCCGCCATCTCTCACAACAGATTGCACTACAGATTTTCCATTTACACATACCTCTGTTATGGCAACCGGATAGGGAATGGATTTCTTCTGATTCATCCGCACTGCATCCAAATATAAGAGCCCTTTGGAGTTTCCAAACCAAATGCCATTCTCATCACGCACCGGCGGACAAAGAGTAAATATGGAACTGGGAATGCCATCGACAAAATTATAAGGAATAAAACAGTCTTTCTTATCATACCGGAACAAACCATTGTTAGTTCCCAGCCATAACCACTTTTCACGATCCTCCACAACAAACATACCATCATTCCCATCCAGAGGAGTCCCCGGCTGCAAACGTCTGAAAGTAGTCATTGATAAATCAGAGATAAAAAGCGAGCCTTTGTCCGGAAAAAAATAAAGATCATGGTCGGAATCTTCGTAGATCACTCTTACTTTTTCCTTATGAATAAATCCTTCAGGAAACACATCGGTTTTTAATGTCCGGACGGAAGGGTCCCAAATACACATTCCATTCTCCGTACATATCCATCCTTTATGGGTGGAATCAAAATAAATTTCATATACATTCCCTTCCGGCAACTTAGAGTTGGCACTGGTATAATGAGCTATCTGTCTGCCATTTTTATAGCAGAATATTCCTAAAGATGTCCCTATCCACAAATTACTTTCATTATCCTGCTTGATACAGAAAATATGTCCTTTACTGAAAGGCATTCCTCCATCGGGGGCAAAATCTCTGAGTGTCAAAGTTACAGGATTGAAAACATACATTCCCCCACCGTATGTACCTATATAATACTCATTCTGATAATACAGACAACTGAAAATCATATTTGAGCGTAACTGTGGAACCTTGAAACTTTTATAACGATGATTTTCTTCGTCAATATAAAAAAGTCCGTCACGAGATCCGATCAGCTTTTCCTTCCCCTCGATGGCAAGTGCACGTACCGGCATATCTCCGGAATCAAAAAAAGGAGCATACGTATAAGTGGAGAACAACCCGCTCTGATATAATGTGTAATCCAATCCCAGCTGATAGAATCCTACCCATATCAATCCTTCCTTATCAACCAAAACAGAATAAACGGAATTAGAACGCAAAGTCTCATCCTTCCCTGTTTCATGACGCATGGAACGAACAACTTTCTTTTTATCCGTTGATACAAAATGAACTCCGTTACCATCCGTCCCTACATACAAAAGGCTTTTGCCATCACCGGACAAAGAAGAAATGACATTACAACCTACATCAACAAAACGGGCAAATTCTTTAGTTTGTGTATCAAAACTGATGATTCCCTGTCCCATCGTTCCCAAATAAAGCATACTCCCTATCCGGGCTATATTCTTAAAGGAACAAACATGTTTCTCTTCCACCACATTATGATAAGCCTCTATTTTTCCATCTGAGAGTTGTAAGGAATAAAGACCATTCTCCGTAGCCATCCAAAGTATTCCATCTTCCCCCAAATTCAAACCACCAATCGAATTCGCCGCCGACAACATATTAGGATCTATCATAATTTGGTTCAGGCTCCCTCCTTTATAAATGAAAAGTCCTCTTTCTGTTCCGATATAAAGTATTCCTTTCCCGTCATGTAAAAGAGAGCGCACAGCATATCCTATCGTTTCACGGGCAATGGGCTCCAAACTATTTTTCTGCTTGCTAACACGCCATAATCCACTGCCATTCCCCATCCACAATTCATTGCCAGGCATCTCAGCAATGGCATTTACCCGTTTCAATTTTTCATCTGAACCCGGAATAAGATAATGCTTGAAATGAATTCCATCAAAACATTCCAACGAATTGCCGGTCCCCAACCAAACATAACCTAAAGAATCTTTATAAATGGCGTTTACCACTAAATCTGACAAACCCTCAGTTACAGACAAGCCACGAAAAGCGTAGGAACGAGAGAAAATGGGTAAAGACAAGAATATAAGAAACAATATAAATATAAATCTTAAAATGTTTTTCATTACATTGTGCATATTTGGAACCTCGTGTTTATCAAATAATGCAAATATAGTGAAAAGGGAATATATTTTCCCTATCAAAAAAAGAAAAAATCATCATCCACTTCTTATTTGCTGTATGAAAAAGAAAGGATGATGATTTAAAAAGATTACTTTATAAAAGAAAGTTTATATCAAAGTTTGCGTAAATCATGTCCGGGCAACAAATTATATTCTTTTCCATTCATCCTGACTTTACAAGGTGTAGAAGCTGCATATTTCCAAACGCCCTCTTTATACACCAACATCACATCTGTTACTGTCAATGAACTTATTTCAACATGTGGAGTTTTCAATAGTGTACCTCCTCCCAAAAAGAAAATACAATCATCGCCTTGTTTATTTCCCCACAATGCATAAGCTGCTTGTACAGTCATTTCTCCACTTTTACACAAATGGCCTGCATCATCCGAAGAAATAATCCGGTCCACACGCCCCTCTTTTTGTTGGATACAAATTCCGACATGACTTCCAGCCACACCACTTTCCACTTCTGGAAAAGTAACGGAGGAAATACATCCCGGCTCCTTTACAGAAGAAGGTTCATAAACAGCTACAAACGGACGATTCCAAGCTTCACCTTGTTGGCGGGCTACAAAAGTCAACGTAGGTTGCTCTTTGATAGCATAAGGCATATCCGGAATCCGGCTCAACCCTTCAGTCATCGGGCTCAAAGCCGAGAACACTTTACGTTCAGGAGCACCTTTCATCCACATATTCATACTGATATTATCCTCATCCGGCATCTGTATAGTAAACGTTGTTTTAATATCTTTGGAGGTCTCGGCACTTTTCTTATCAAACAAATAAGAATAGGCATATATATGTGCCCCTGCAAAAGCCAGTTCCTCCGTTGGTTGAAGAAACAAGCTACTCCCGTCAGCAGCAGTCAAGTTCATGGTTTGTCCCATATTATGATAAAAATAATCATGCATTTTATCTCCTCCCTCCACTTTCCTGCTACGGAAAATATCGACATAATATCCGTTCTTTTCTCCTGTAGTCACAATACTCATCATACGGTTTTGATCAGCCTGTGATTCAGGTTCACGGAAAAAGA from Phocaeicola dorei encodes the following:
- a CDS encoding two-component regulator propeller domain-containing protein, with product MHNVMKNILRFIFILFLIFLSLPIFSRSYAFRGLSVTEGLSDLVVNAIYKDSLGYVWLGTGNSLECFDGIHFKHYLIPGSDEKLKRVNAIAEMPGNELWMGNGSGLWRVSKQKNSLEPIARETIGYAVRSLLHDGKGILYIGTERGLFIYKGGSLNQIMIDPNMLSAANSIGGLNLGEDGILWMATENGLYSLQLSDGKIEAYHNVVEEKHVCSFKNIARIGSMLYLGTMGQGIISFDTQTKEFARFVDVGCNVISSLSGDGKSLLYVGTDGNGVHFVSTDKKKVVRSMRHETGKDETLRSNSVYSVLVDKEGLIWVGFYQLGLDYTLYQSGLFSTYTYAPFFDSGDMPVRALAIEGKEKLIGSRDGLFYIDEENHRYKSFKVPQLRSNMIFSCLYYQNEYYIGTYGGGMYVFNPVTLTLRDFAPDGGMPFSKGHIFCIKQDNESNLWIGTSLGIFCYKNGRQIAHYTSANSKLPEGNVYEIYFDSTHKGWICTENGMCIWDPSVRTLKTDVFPEGFIHKEKVRVIYEDSDHDLYFFPDKGSLFISDLSMTTFRRLQPGTPLDGNDGMFVVEDREKWLWLGTNNGLFRYDKKDCFIPYNFVDGIPSSIFTLCPPVRDENGIWFGNSKGLLYLDAVRMNQKKSIPYPVAITEVCVNGKSVVQSVVRDGGKSEISLESSQKNVTFYFSDFSYTAPAFMSYEYQLEGEDAGWIAVTGRSDMTYYDLPSGTYTFKVRRTGNPESETQMTVKIASSISIWSIVFIVIAVVTGGIAVLLSKKKEGEDEREEPMPGPAKVIEKEIQSVKETNVVAEEKYKTNKISVEECKRLADKLEIVMHKEKPYTNPNLKIADLAASIGTSSHTLSYLFNQYLNRNYYDYINDYRIAEFKRLVEKDEYAKYTLSALAELCGFSSRASFFRYFKKATNITPNEYIRSIGKNNE